One Cohnella candidum genomic region harbors:
- the helD gene encoding RNA polymerase recycling motor HelD has product MADEQSVRKEEERRLSEVLKQVELRLDKELSVLGERRGDVVGIRQEFWDDVRMNFSDATELGETWTSIMQQKEILMERERSHRVAFEAVEKLAKMHDNPYFARIDFAEDGCKPEQIYIGRASLVGDDGETFWVYDWRAPVSSLFYDHEPGLVSYDTPEGEIDGELTLKRQFVIRAGKLKHVFDTDETVGDDILQAVLSEKSDTSMKSIVATIQKEQNRIIRDEKHRLLVVQGAAGSGKTSAALQRVAYLLYRFRQSLTPDQIVLFSPNPVFKGYISRVLPELGEANMRQMTFRELIEARLGRRFQVEDLFSQTEVLSASEGTAEGAARERAVRYKGSEHFFLTVERYFDRLENEGIRFRPLRFRGDTIASADEMATQYYSIKASEGFAYRAASLRKWLLAKLAAWADSQLDQPWVEEAAELADDEEIQRAYVQIRRGGGFHEDAFDDEDRMTDALKKRAVEAAVEPLRKAVKSYRFLDAVGTYRELFRSRSLFTDCSPDGKLPEGWEWMAARAEETLARKIIDHEDATPLLYLMEGLEGFRKVEGDIRHLFVDEAQDYSPFQAAYLRRRFPQARLTVLGDFNQAIYAGSQDSGGFGGWTRLMAKEDTAVWRLTTSYRSTRQIVEFSRKILLPEEAAEIRPFQREGEEPRLMRCRDGAQLADTVAADIRSLLEQGHGTIGVIAKSAKECGNAAALLKERLPDEVPVTYVTGGSAELPRGVSVLPSYLAKGIEFDAVVVWDASAARYGQERDRKLLYTVCTRALHVLHVYHLGEPSSWLPQGS; this is encoded by the coding sequence GTGGCCGACGAACAATCCGTGCGCAAAGAAGAGGAACGGCGGTTGTCCGAAGTACTGAAGCAGGTTGAACTCCGGCTGGATAAGGAATTGTCCGTCCTGGGCGAGAGGCGGGGAGACGTCGTCGGCATCCGCCAGGAATTCTGGGACGACGTCCGCATGAACTTCTCGGACGCGACGGAACTGGGCGAGACCTGGACCAGCATTATGCAGCAGAAGGAAATCCTCATGGAACGGGAACGCAGCCACAGGGTTGCTTTCGAAGCGGTCGAAAAGCTCGCCAAAATGCACGACAACCCGTATTTCGCCCGGATCGACTTCGCCGAGGACGGGTGCAAACCGGAGCAAATCTACATCGGCCGAGCGTCCCTCGTCGGGGACGACGGCGAGACGTTCTGGGTGTACGACTGGCGCGCGCCGGTATCGAGCCTGTTCTACGACCATGAGCCGGGCCTCGTTTCTTACGACACTCCCGAAGGGGAGATCGACGGCGAACTGACGCTCAAACGGCAGTTCGTCATTCGCGCCGGCAAGCTGAAGCACGTTTTCGATACGGACGAGACGGTCGGAGACGATATTTTGCAGGCGGTGCTGTCCGAAAAATCGGATACGTCCATGAAGAGCATCGTGGCGACGATTCAGAAGGAACAGAACCGGATCATCCGCGACGAGAAGCATCGGCTGCTCGTCGTCCAAGGAGCCGCGGGCAGCGGCAAAACGTCCGCCGCCCTGCAGCGGGTCGCTTATTTGCTCTACCGTTTTCGCCAAAGCCTGACGCCGGACCAGATCGTCCTGTTCTCGCCGAACCCCGTGTTCAAAGGGTATATCAGCCGGGTGCTCCCGGAACTCGGCGAAGCGAACATGCGCCAGATGACGTTCCGGGAGCTGATCGAAGCCCGACTGGGCCGCCGTTTCCAGGTGGAGGACCTGTTCTCCCAGACGGAAGTGCTGAGCGCGTCGGAAGGCACGGCGGAAGGTGCGGCCCGAGAGCGCGCGGTCCGTTACAAGGGCTCCGAGCACTTCTTCCTCACCGTGGAAAGGTATTTCGACCGATTGGAAAACGAGGGCATCCGTTTCCGTCCGCTGCGGTTCCGCGGGGATACGATCGCTTCGGCGGACGAGATGGCGACGCAATATTATTCGATCAAAGCTTCGGAAGGCTTCGCTTACCGCGCGGCTTCCTTACGGAAATGGCTATTGGCGAAGCTCGCCGCATGGGCGGATTCGCAGTTGGATCAGCCGTGGGTCGAGGAAGCCGCCGAGCTGGCGGACGATGAGGAAATTCAGCGAGCCTACGTGCAGATCCGCCGCGGAGGCGGATTTCACGAAGACGCCTTCGACGACGAGGACCGCATGACGGACGCGCTGAAGAAGCGGGCCGTCGAAGCCGCGGTCGAGCCGCTGCGCAAAGCCGTGAAGTCTTACCGCTTCCTGGATGCCGTCGGCACTTACCGCGAACTGTTCCGGAGCCGAAGCCTGTTCACGGACTGTTCGCCGGACGGTAAACTCCCGGAAGGCTGGGAATGGATGGCCGCCCGGGCGGAGGAGACGCTGGCCCGTAAAATCATCGACCATGAAGACGCCACGCCGCTTCTTTATTTAATGGAAGGGCTTGAGGGCTTCCGCAAGGTGGAAGGGGATATCCGCCACCTGTTCGTGGACGAAGCGCAGGATTACTCGCCGTTTCAGGCCGCCTATTTAAGGCGGCGGTTCCCGCAGGCACGGTTGACCGTGCTGGGCGATTTCAACCAGGCGATTTACGCGGGCTCGCAGGACAGCGGCGGATTCGGCGGCTGGACCCGGCTTATGGCCAAGGAAGACACCGCCGTCTGGCGGCTGACGACCAGCTACCGCTCGACTCGGCAAATCGTCGAGTTCAGCCGAAAGATTCTGCTGCCTGAGGAGGCGGCCGAAATTCGCCCTTTCCAGCGGGAAGGCGAAGAGCCGAGGCTCATGCGTTGCCGCGACGGGGCTCAGCTCGCCGACACCGTCGCCGCCGATATCCGCAGCCTGCTGGAACAAGGGCACGGCACGATCGGCGTGATCGCCAAATCGGCCAAGGAGTGCGGCAACGCCGCCGCTTTGCTGAAGGAAAGGCTTCCTGACGAAGTGCCGGTGACTTACGTCACGGGAGGGTCCGCCGAGCTGCCGCGCGGCGTATCGGTTCTGCCTTCGTATTTGGCCAAAGGCATCGAATTCGACGCGGTCGTCGTGTGGGACGCGTCGGCCGCCCGGTACGGCCAGGAGAGGGACCGCAAGCTGCTGTACACCGTTTGTACGCGGGCTTTGCACGTCCTTCACGTTTATCATTTAGGGGAACCGTCGTCCTGGCTGCCTCAAGGGAGCTAG
- a CDS encoding AAA family ATPase, whose translation MSSSLDRQSLFRSIDTVRAQIGQVIVGKEAAVDLLLTALFAGGHALLEDVPGTGKTLLAKTLARTLDCSFRRVQFTPDLLPSDLSGINFYNQKTGEFEFRPGPLFANVLLADEINRATPRTQSSLLECMEERQITVDGVTYPLGAPFLVIATQNPVDNQGTFPLPEAQLDRFLLRIRMGYPTFGESLDILTRFRARNPLEELQPVLSPDLLIAIQRFAASEVTIAEDLLAYIIRLSEASRRHPDVSLGISPRGSQALLRASLAYALVRGRDYVTPDDIKTLAEPVLAHRLLLRHSMHGRDERSAETVRALLREIEVPAEPSRIPGGR comes from the coding sequence ATGTCCTCATCCCTCGATCGCCAGTCGCTTTTCCGCAGCATCGATACGGTTCGCGCCCAGATCGGACAAGTCATCGTCGGCAAGGAAGCCGCCGTCGACCTGCTCCTCACCGCGTTATTCGCGGGCGGACACGCGCTGCTCGAAGACGTACCCGGAACGGGCAAAACCCTGCTCGCCAAAACGCTGGCCCGCACGCTCGACTGCTCCTTCCGCCGCGTCCAGTTCACGCCCGACCTGCTGCCCTCCGACCTGAGCGGCATCAACTTCTATAACCAGAAAACGGGCGAATTCGAGTTCCGCCCCGGCCCCTTATTCGCGAACGTGCTGCTCGCCGACGAAATCAACCGCGCGACGCCCCGCACCCAATCCAGCCTGCTGGAGTGCATGGAAGAGCGGCAAATCACGGTGGACGGCGTCACCTACCCGCTCGGAGCGCCATTTCTGGTCATCGCCACGCAAAATCCGGTGGACAACCAAGGGACGTTCCCGCTGCCGGAGGCGCAGCTGGACCGGTTCCTGCTCCGCATCCGGATGGGGTACCCCACCTTCGGGGAATCGCTGGACATCCTGACCCGCTTCCGCGCGCGCAACCCCCTCGAGGAGCTGCAGCCGGTGCTGTCCCCGGACTTGCTCATCGCCATTCAGCGGTTCGCGGCGAGCGAGGTCACAATCGCCGAAGACCTGCTCGCCTATATCATCCGCTTGTCCGAAGCTTCCCGCCGCCACCCCGACGTCAGCTTGGGTATCAGCCCGAGGGGAAGCCAAGCGCTGCTGCGTGCCTCGCTGGCTTACGCGCTCGTTCGGGGGCGGGATTATGTCACGCCGGACGACATCAAAACGTTGGCGGAACCGGTACTCGCCCACCGGCTGCTCTTGCGGCATTCGATGCACGGACGCGACGAACGGTCAGCCGAGACGGTGCGGGCGCTGCTTCGGGAGATCGAGGTCCCTGCCGAGCCGTCCCGCATTCCCGGCGGCAGGTAA
- a CDS encoding DUF58 domain-containing protein yields the protein MPFYAIVLNGVLLLAVLVLIYRNQVLKHVGYTRGFNRTTAFEGDHVEMVEVIENRKLLPVPWLRLESLLSRNLRFHRQANLDIRSGERFQNHLSLFSLRPYRRIVRRHDILCGRRGLYELGTATMTAGDPLGFVNVSRQTAVASAPLLVYPRIVPMRELPLPIHNWLGEVAVRRWIVEDPFLSAGVRAYAQGDPLSGIHWKATARTGELQVHKRSHTADPRLVICLNMETTASMWKTVPVPERIELGIRYAASIADYALGSGIETGLLSNGWVPGEAKIPAHIPPAGGTVQREEILASLAQLKLETVSNMAYLLDREAETAAGRTDYLIVTCHREEKLSLAADRLRRSGNGVEWLLIPEIEEGGDEIEYES from the coding sequence ATGCCGTTCTACGCCATCGTCCTTAACGGCGTTTTGCTGCTCGCCGTTCTCGTTCTGATCTACCGTAATCAGGTGCTCAAACACGTCGGGTACACCCGAGGCTTTAACCGGACGACCGCTTTCGAGGGCGATCACGTCGAAATGGTTGAAGTCATTGAAAACCGGAAGCTGCTGCCCGTGCCTTGGCTTCGCCTGGAGTCGCTCCTGTCGCGGAACTTGCGTTTTCATCGGCAAGCCAATCTCGACATCCGCAGCGGCGAACGCTTCCAGAACCATCTCAGCCTGTTCAGCCTCCGGCCTTACCGGCGTATCGTCCGCCGCCACGACATCCTATGCGGCAGGCGGGGGCTCTACGAGCTCGGAACCGCGACGATGACCGCCGGCGACCCGCTCGGCTTCGTTAACGTCTCGCGCCAGACGGCCGTGGCCTCCGCCCCGCTGCTCGTGTATCCCCGCATCGTGCCGATGCGCGAGCTGCCGCTCCCGATTCACAACTGGCTCGGGGAAGTCGCCGTACGGCGCTGGATCGTGGAGGATCCGTTCTTGTCCGCGGGCGTCCGCGCTTACGCCCAGGGCGATCCGCTCTCCGGCATCCACTGGAAGGCGACCGCCCGCACCGGGGAGCTTCAAGTCCACAAAAGAAGCCACACGGCGGATCCGCGTCTGGTCATCTGCTTGAACATGGAAACGACAGCTTCGATGTGGAAAACGGTTCCGGTCCCCGAGCGGATCGAGCTCGGCATCCGTTACGCCGCCTCCATCGCCGATTACGCGCTGGGCTCGGGCATCGAGACGGGCTTGCTCAGCAACGGCTGGGTACCGGGCGAGGCCAAAATTCCCGCCCATATCCCTCCGGCCGGCGGGACCGTGCAACGGGAAGAGATTCTCGCCAGCCTGGCACAGCTCAAGCTCGAAACCGTCTCGAACATGGCCTATTTGCTCGATCGTGAAGCGGAAACCGCGGCGGGGCGGACGGATTACCTCATCGTGACGTGCCATCGGGAAGAGAAGCTGTCGCTCGCCGCCGATCGCCTGCGCCGTTCGGGCAACGGCGTGGAATGGCTGCTGATTCCGGAAATCGAAGAAGGAGGGGACGAAATTGAGTACGAATCCTGA
- a CDS encoding DUF4129 domain-containing protein, producing MSTNPDLETSVLSPLRPVLAAAYELFMLLPIWLLALHSPYLNAEIANKWAAAGVLLSLIGAASSPRVRMLWKRIAIGMLAAAGAGGLLIHAYGSSFGAYTGCLLLFAAAMLGFTVANRYRRQGWYWTAVGVYFLASAILHFVPEWKGDASFLTFGGFVCLAIALFAVNGLHLHGVTLSENDRGRVPSDLKRHNRRFLVAMLVLLALLPAGAGGWLFRLLRGAIRGFFAILAALLPKGEPQPTPPPETEAPPPQMEMPPTKEPGWFLRLLDHVLPYFVLAALAALLIWGIYRLYRDHKGFLRRWLEGMARWLRRPGREAESPGFTDEQSSLFSWEETLGRLRKSRIGRLLKANREPGWKDLTRNRDRIRYLYRKWLREQTAGGYPASPHLTPRETALEVENLRRPERHSRLSRGDKAEWDEARLIDTYYKARYAEEEPTDEELKAVRGTYRG from the coding sequence TTGAGTACGAATCCTGACCTTGAAACGTCGGTCCTCTCCCCTTTGCGTCCCGTCCTCGCGGCCGCGTACGAGCTGTTTATGCTGCTGCCGATCTGGCTGTTAGCCCTACATTCACCTTATTTGAATGCGGAAATCGCAAATAAATGGGCAGCGGCGGGCGTCCTGCTGTCGCTGATCGGCGCCGCCTCGAGCCCTCGCGTACGCATGCTGTGGAAACGCATCGCGATCGGCATGCTGGCTGCAGCGGGCGCCGGCGGACTGCTGATCCACGCCTACGGCAGCAGTTTCGGAGCCTATACAGGATGCTTGCTCCTCTTCGCGGCCGCCATGCTGGGCTTTACCGTGGCGAACCGTTACCGCAGGCAAGGCTGGTATTGGACCGCCGTGGGCGTCTACTTCCTGGCCAGCGCCATCCTGCACTTCGTGCCGGAATGGAAGGGCGACGCCTCGTTCCTGACCTTCGGCGGATTCGTCTGCCTGGCCATCGCCCTGTTCGCGGTCAATGGGCTTCATCTGCATGGCGTCACGCTTTCCGAAAATGACCGCGGACGCGTGCCGTCCGATCTGAAGCGGCACAACCGCCGGTTCCTCGTTGCGATGCTCGTTCTGCTGGCGCTGCTTCCGGCCGGAGCCGGCGGCTGGCTGTTCCGGCTGCTGAGAGGCGCGATCCGCGGGTTTTTCGCCATCTTGGCGGCCTTGCTGCCGAAAGGCGAACCGCAGCCGACTCCGCCGCCCGAGACGGAAGCGCCCCCGCCGCAGATGGAGATGCCACCGACGAAAGAGCCCGGCTGGTTTCTTCGGCTGCTCGACCATGTGCTTCCCTATTTCGTCCTGGCGGCCCTCGCCGCCCTGCTTATCTGGGGAATATACCGGTTGTACCGGGATCATAAAGGCTTCTTGCGCAGATGGTTAGAGGGCATGGCCCGGTGGCTCCGGCGCCCGGGCAGGGAGGCGGAATCCCCCGGATTCACCGACGAGCAGTCCTCCTTGTTCTCCTGGGAGGAGACGCTGGGCAGGCTGCGCAAGTCCCGGATCGGCCGGCTGTTGAAAGCGAACCGGGAGCCGGGGTGGAAGGATTTGACCCGCAACCGGGACCGCATTCGCTACTTGTACCGGAAATGGCTGAGAGAGCAGACCGCCGGCGGTTACCCCGCCTCCCCTCATTTGACGCCTCGGGAAACGGCGCTCGAAGTCGAAAACCTCCGCCGGCCGGAGCGGCATTCCCGCCTGAGCCGCGGGGATAAGGCCGAATGGGACGAAGCACGGCTTATCGATACGTATTACAAAGCCCGTTACGCCGAGGAAGAGCCGACCGACGAGGAATTGAAGGCGGTCCGCGGGACGTATCGCGGTTGA
- a CDS encoding ArsR/SmtB family transcription factor: MKTHEHLFLTADTVDAVAQTFKALADPTRIRLLYLLSQEECSVGHIAEVLDLSQSAVSHQLGFLRNIRLVKHRRDGNMLYYSCDDEHVISLLNQAIRHAEHQKGADSHD, encoded by the coding sequence ATGAAGACCCACGAACATCTTTTCTTGACTGCGGATACGGTAGATGCGGTGGCCCAAACGTTCAAAGCGCTCGCCGATCCGACCCGGATCCGGCTGCTCTATTTGCTGTCCCAAGAAGAATGCTCCGTCGGCCACATCGCCGAGGTGCTCGACCTGTCGCAATCCGCCGTTTCCCACCAGCTCGGCTTTCTTCGGAATATCCGGCTGGTCAAACACCGCCGGGACGGAAACATGCTCTACTACAGCTGCGACGACGAGCACGTCATCTCGCTGCTGAACCAAGCGATACGCCATGCCGAGCACCAGAAAGGAGCGGACAGCCATGACTAG
- a CDS encoding cation diffusion facilitator family transporter encodes MTSRGSRDHDHEHDHTHDHAHGHAHFHGHHHQAHHGHSHHGHSHEVSREGNRKGLTLALLITGGIMVLEFIGGIATNSLALISDSGHMLSDAAALLLSLVAIRLAARPASHSKTYGFYRFEILAALFNGLVLFAIAAYIVWEAVRRFAEPPEVAGGAMMAIAAVGLLANLASALALMRQGDVKNNVNLRSAYLHVLGDALGSVGAIAAGVLMAAFGWYAADPIVSVLVSLLILRSAWGVVRHTLHVLMEGTPLSVDRARVQEALTEIEGVTDVHDLHIWTITSGFDAVSCHLRTDGQGDTQAVLRQALKILEERFFLKHATVQVESPDIDHGDTCR; translated from the coding sequence ATGACTAGCCGCGGTTCACGCGATCACGATCACGAGCATGATCACACCCATGATCACGCCCATGGTCACGCCCACTTTCACGGGCACCATCATCAAGCCCACCATGGGCATTCCCATCACGGCCATTCCCATGAAGTCTCGCGGGAAGGGAACCGCAAAGGGCTGACGCTCGCCCTTCTCATCACCGGTGGCATCATGGTGCTGGAGTTCATCGGCGGAATCGCCACGAACAGCCTCGCGCTCATTTCCGACTCGGGCCATATGCTGAGCGACGCCGCCGCGCTGCTGCTCAGCCTCGTCGCGATCCGGTTAGCCGCCCGTCCCGCTTCCCACAGCAAAACGTACGGCTTTTACCGTTTCGAAATTTTGGCGGCGCTGTTCAACGGCCTCGTTCTATTCGCGATAGCCGCTTACATCGTATGGGAGGCCGTCCGCCGCTTCGCCGAGCCTCCGGAAGTGGCCGGCGGCGCAATGATGGCGATCGCCGCGGTCGGGCTGCTCGCCAACCTGGCCAGCGCCTTGGCGCTCATGCGGCAAGGCGACGTCAAAAACAACGTGAACCTGCGCAGCGCCTATCTTCATGTGCTCGGCGACGCTCTCGGTTCCGTCGGCGCCATCGCGGCGGGCGTCCTGATGGCCGCGTTCGGCTGGTATGCGGCGGACCCGATCGTTTCCGTCCTCGTCTCCCTGTTGATCCTGCGAAGCGCATGGGGTGTCGTCCGCCATACCCTGCACGTGCTTATGGAAGGCACTCCTCTTTCCGTTGACCGGGCACGCGTCCAAGAGGCGTTGACCGAGATCGAAGGAGTAACGGACGTGCACGACCTCCATATCTGGACGATCACTTCCGGCTTCGACGCCGTCAGCTGCCATCTTCGCACGGACGGCCAAGGGGATACCCAAGCCGTTCTGCGGCAAGCGCTCAAGATTTTGGAGGAGCGTTTCTTCCTCAAACACGCGACGGTCCAGGTGGAATCCCCGGACATCGATCACGGCGATACCTGCCGTTAA
- a CDS encoding SpoVR family protein: MNDQQALETAIGEITEIAQGFGLDFYPMRYEICPSDIIYTFGAYGMPTRFSHWSFGKTFNRMKMQYDLGLSKIYELVINSNPCYAFLLDGNSLVQNKLIVAHVLAHCDFFKNNARFSRTNRNMVESMSAAAERIRQYEMDFGAEKVEKFLDAVMAIQEHIDPVLHKPYGQDKNRYLEWRRREEKERSAKTPPPSPYEDLWVLDDTQTGKGTGAESAADARRMPPHPEKDIVWFVQEFSPVLEDWQRDIMSMLRDEMLYFWPQIETKIMNEGWATFWHQRIMRELPLTSEETVEYAKLNSAVVQPSRHSLNPYYLGLKMFEDIEKRFGRERMFEVREMDSDPSFIRNYMTKELADDLDLYVFEKKGPEWQITDKAWENVRDQLVFSRVNGGFPYLEVTDGDWQRTGELYVVHRYEGIELDLKYVERTLPYIVKLWGKPVHLETNVDGKGVVFTCDGVKTTRKTA; the protein is encoded by the coding sequence ATGAACGACCAGCAAGCGTTGGAGACGGCGATCGGGGAAATCACGGAGATCGCGCAAGGCTTCGGCCTCGATTTTTACCCGATGCGCTACGAGATTTGTCCGTCGGACATCATCTATACGTTCGGCGCGTACGGCATGCCTACGCGTTTCAGCCATTGGAGCTTCGGCAAAACCTTCAATCGCATGAAAATGCAGTACGACCTCGGCTTGAGCAAAATTTACGAGCTCGTCATCAACTCCAATCCATGTTACGCCTTCCTCTTGGACGGCAACTCGCTCGTGCAGAACAAGCTGATCGTGGCGCATGTGCTGGCCCACTGCGATTTTTTCAAAAACAACGCGCGTTTCTCGCGGACGAACCGGAACATGGTGGAAAGCATGTCGGCGGCCGCGGAGAGAATCCGGCAGTACGAGATGGATTTCGGCGCGGAGAAAGTGGAGAAGTTCCTGGACGCCGTCATGGCGATCCAAGAGCATATCGATCCGGTCCTTCACAAGCCTTACGGCCAGGATAAAAACCGTTATTTGGAGTGGCGGCGGCGGGAGGAGAAGGAGAGAAGCGCGAAAACGCCGCCCCCTTCCCCTTACGAGGATCTGTGGGTGCTGGACGATACGCAGACGGGAAAAGGTACCGGCGCCGAATCCGCGGCGGACGCGCGCCGCATGCCTCCGCATCCCGAGAAGGACATCGTCTGGTTCGTGCAGGAGTTTTCCCCGGTGCTGGAGGATTGGCAGCGCGACATCATGAGCATGCTCCGGGACGAAATGCTCTACTTCTGGCCGCAGATCGAAACGAAAATCATGAATGAAGGCTGGGCGACGTTCTGGCATCAGCGCATCATGCGCGAGCTGCCGCTGACGAGCGAGGAGACGGTAGAGTACGCGAAGCTGAACTCTGCGGTCGTGCAGCCGTCCCGCCATTCGCTGAATCCCTACTATTTGGGGCTTAAAATGTTCGAGGATATCGAGAAGCGCTTCGGGCGCGAGAGGATGTTCGAGGTTCGCGAGATGGATTCGGACCCGTCGTTCATCCGCAACTACATGACCAAAGAGCTCGCGGACGATCTGGATCTCTACGTTTTCGAGAAGAAGGGGCCGGAGTGGCAGATTACCGATAAAGCCTGGGAGAACGTCCGCGATCAGCTCGTTTTCTCGCGCGTGAACGGCGGGTTTCCTTATCTTGAGGTCACGGACGGCGATTGGCAGCGGACCGGCGAGCTGTACGTCGTCCACCGTTACGAGGGAATCGAGCTCGACCTGAAATACGTAGAGCGCACGCTCCCTTATATCGTGAAGCTTTGGGGAAAGCCGGTCCACCTGGAAACGAACGTCGACGGCAAAGGCGTCGTCTTCACTTGCGACGGCGTCAAAACGACCCGGAAAACCGCCTGA